The following are encoded in a window of Cydia splendana chromosome 6, ilCydSple1.2, whole genome shotgun sequence genomic DNA:
- the LOC134791881 gene encoding C-type mannose receptor 2-like: MFFVINICVISFCCVHAHRFDYEYSQEADGWLKLHRVPATWQDAYLNCYYEGAVLASPENENMKLALTKLNILSNCGIYIGVHATFGKGAYFSVKGTPLSRMPVTWAPDEPDNSNNAEDCLLMLSNGTMADVKCSETFPYFCYISQEQAKKEINACGTMDEEYSLDTRTGSCYKVHRSPLNWTRAFVACAREGGHLAVINSIMEAQIIATLWNNARPHFVAGKYNRDIAFLGFKTIENKFQWMTIHGQTLAAAGYNRWSDGQPDNPGVQNCGAMFRNGLLDDNNCDNTLPFICEKDPASLLSDPFSQ; the protein is encoded by the exons ATGTTTTTCGTAATAAACATATGTGTGATATCATTTTGCTGTGTCCACg CACACAGGTTTGACTACGAGTACTCCCAAGAGGCCGATGGCTGGCTAAAGCTACACCGGGTACCGGCAACTTGGCAAGACGCTTATCTCAACTGCTATTATGAAG GTGCTGTCTTAGCCTCTCCAGAAAATGAAAATATGAAGTTGGCGCTAAcaaaattaaacattttatcaaattgtgGCATATACATTGGCGTTCACGCGACGTTCGGCAAAGGGGCCTACTTCTCAGTAAAGG GAACACCGTTATCTCGCATGCCAGTCACCTGGGCCCCTGACGAGCCCGACAACTCGAACAACGCCGAGGACTGCCTCCTTATGCTGTCGAACGGTACCATGGCTGATGTCAAGTGCTCGGAGACCTTCCCTTATTTTTGTTACATCAGTCAAGAGCAGGCAAAGAAGGAGATTAACGCGTGCGGTACAATGGACGAAG AATACTCTTTGGACACAAGAACAGGTAGCTGCTATAAAGTGCACAGGTCCCCTCTGAATTGGACACGTGCATTCGTCGCTTGCGCACGCGAGGGTGGCCATCTTGCTGTCATCAACAG TATCATGGAAGCTCAGATCATCGCCACGCTGTGGAACAATGCCCGTCCCCACTTTGTAGCCGGGAAGTATAACAGAGACATTGCTTTCTTAGGGTTCAAAACTATCGAAAATAAATTCCAATGGATGACTATACATG GACAAACGCTTGCGGCAGCCGGGTATAACCGGTGGTCCGACGGTCAACCTGACAATCCAGGAGTCCAGAACTGCGGTGCTATGTTCCGGAACGGGCTGCTAGACGACAACAACTGCGACAACACACTCCCTTTTATCTGTGAGAAGGACCCGGCTAGTTTACTCTCGGATCCATTTAGTCAATAG